A window of the Synergistaceae bacterium genome harbors these coding sequences:
- the tuf gene encoding elongation factor Tu (EF-Tu; promotes GTP-dependent binding of aminoacyl-tRNA to the A-site of ribosomes during protein biosynthesis; when the tRNA anticodon matches the mRNA codon, GTP hydrolysis results; the inactive EF-Tu-GDP leaves the ribosome and release of GDP is promoted by elongation factor Ts; many prokaryotes have two copies of the gene encoding EF-Tu), with amino-acid sequence PEGVEMVMPGDNANFEVELIVPIAMEDGLRFAVREGGHTVGAGVVTQILE; translated from the coding sequence CCTGAGGGAGTGGAAATGGTAATGCCGGGAGACAACGCGAACTTCGAGGTTGAGCTGATCGTGCCGATAGCGATGGAAGACGGGCTTCGCTTCGCGGTGCGTGAGGGCGGTCACACGGTGGGCGCCGGCGTCGTCACTCAGATCCTCGAATAA